The Bosea beijingensis genome contains the following window.
ATCGTCCGCGCCACGATAAGGCTAGGTCATGCACTCGGCCTGTCTGTCATCGCCGAGGGCATAGAGACGGAACAGGTCGCAGCGATGCTTACCGCAGAGGGCTGCGACGAGGGCCAAGGCTATCTGATCAGCCGTCCGATCCGAGCTGCGGAGTTTGAGAAGCGCTTCCTACGGCCCTCTACCGAACTCGCTGCCTAACGGCACCGGTCACGGGTCAGGCATAGGCCGGATGTCGGAAGTTGGCGCGATTGCACCGCCGATAAGGTAAAATAGCTTCGGATACGGCTCCAATTTTGGATGCGTCATGCCTGTCGAAGCTCAACAGATCGATCAGCGCCCCGCGTGGAACATCGGTCGTATCGTTGGTCGCAAGCCGCCACTTGCGCCACGCCACATCTGGGCAATCCGAACACGTTTGCAGCAAGATCGGCGGGTTCGAGACCTGGCGATGTTCAATCTCGACAGTAAGCTGCGAGGCTGTGACCTGGTTCGCCTGCGTGTGGGCGATGTCGTACTTTGGCGGAACCGTGAGGTTTGGGACGTCGATCGTCCAGCAGATGACCGCTAGACCTGGTCCACTCGAGCTGACGGACCCGACTCGGGAAGCGCTGACCGCCTGGCTCAGAATGCGTCCGAACGAGTAAGGCGATTGCATTTTCCCCAGTCGCAGCCGGACGGGTGACCATGTGAAACATGGTAATATGGCCGCTTGCTCGATGATTGGGTCTCGCTGATTGGGCTGGATTCTCGGCGCGCCATGCGGGCGCTGGCCAATCGGCTTCATTGGCGGGCCAGGCGGAGGGGAAACGAGCGAAAGTGCTCGCGTTTCGCGAGGCGACAGGGGCTCTTCGCTCCGCGTTTTGAGCGCGTATGCGCCGACCGCCTGTCGGCGGCGCCCATCCCAGATCTCCTCCAAGCAGGCCGGCTGTGGAAACGCTGCGCCGCATCCTCATCCGCAACGTCGTTCGGCACGGTCGCCCACCATGACACGGCAGCCGCAATCGTTATCGCAAGCGGCACAAGGTTCCGATGATCGAGCTCCCTTACTACTTGATCGACAAAATCAAGCTGCTGCGCAATCAGCGAGGGATCGAGCATTCCGGAAGCACTCCAGGACAAAGGTCGTGCTGGCGCTCAAATGCTTCGCGACCCGGGCCGTCTTCGACCTCTTGCGCGGCCTCATCGACGGCGCGACGACAAGCCGCAGAAGTCTTCATAGACAACGTCGCCGACCACGCAGAGGCCTTCGCGGAAGTCGGCAGCTAGGCGATCTCCTATGCGGCGGGCGTTCCGGCCGCTGCTGCGACGCTGCTCATCGCCAAGCGCAACTGGGACGTGCGGACGATTGTCAATGTCGAGGAGCTGGCGCCGAGGCCCTTCCTCGCCCTGCTCGACCGCATGGGACTGCCCACCCACATCAAGGACGCCGATGGCGACCGGCCGCTGAGCTACGCCGAGGAGCGTGCCCGCGCGACAAGGCGCGCCGAGGAACTGGTTCCGGTCGCCTGGATGGAGCCGGCAACGCCTTGCGAACCGGGTATCAGACTGCCGCGGAACAGTTTAGCGCACTCGAAAGCCGCCGGACGGCGTTGGCGACCAGAATATGCACGCTCATGAGCGTTCGGGCCGCCGTCGATCCGGCGTGATGGTTGACGGCTGCATACCGCCGGTATCTCCAGAGGACCGATGCCCCCCAACGAGCCCACCATATCCGAACGGATTGACGAGGCTCGAACACCACGGACAACGGGCGGCGGCCCGCGGCACGCTGCGATTGCAGCTCGCACAGACCAATCTGGAACGAAAAGTCACGGATCCAACTCCCCTGTGCGCCAGCGAACGGCGCGGAACACCACGGTCTGACATTGGTCGAGGCCCGGAGGAGATCGGCGTCAGCACTATCAGACTGCCACGGAGCCCCTCCGGTAAAGACATATTCTTTACGGATCTCCGTAGTCATCAGCGTCTGAATTCGTTTTACCATAGACCGTACATAATCGCGCCGCGACGATCTTCAATCGCACCACAAAAATAACTTCAGAGCACCAATCTGAGATTTGACTTTATTTTTCTTATGCTTCAACATCTCTGCGCTATGATCAAAACCGTTCTTCTGGCCGGTGTTTTCTGCACCGGCAGCCAGCTCGCACGCCAGTAGCCCTGGTTCGACGCCGCCTGAAGGCATTTGAGCGCGTCCGAGCCAGGGTAAACTAGCTGGCCCGGAATTCTCGAGAGGCGATGTGCCATATTTCTCGCCGGCAAGCCCCGCGAGCGCACGAGAACCCGGGCATTTGATGCCAATAGGAAGCTGCTCGAGAAAGCAAACCATGAGCCCTGGCGCCCGAAGCATGCGGCGCAGGAGCGGCTTCCCAGCTGAAAGAACGGATCATGAGCAAGAAGAACCGCAGCGGAAACCGAGAGCCGAAGAAACCCAAGCAGCCGAAACTCCCGGTGCAGACCGCGACCTCCATCGCCGAACTCGGCAAGTTGCAGAGCCAGCCTAGGAAGAAGGGCGGGAAATAGCGAAGCCGGGCGTCCAAGAAACAAGCTGGTGGGCCGGTCGCCCGCCAGCGACGTCGTGGAGATTATTCGCGCCCGCAGCCGGACGCAATGCCTTGATGATCTGGCGTAGGCGCTCGATCTCCGCCTCGCCTCGGAGGCACTTCGAAAGAGCCTCCCGTACATGTCCCCGCCGAAACACGGCCGGCACACACCGTCTGCCAACATTTCTCGCTGTCTGGTCTTATTGTCGTGAGAAGGAGAGCCTTTATGATCACAGGTTCGCAATGTCGTGCAGGACGCGCGCTCGTCGAAGTTACCCGGGCGAAGCTGGCCAGCCGCTCTGGCGTGCATGAAGCCGTCATCGAGCAGTTCGAGCGCAAAGTTCAAGAACCAGAGCCGAAAGAGATCGGTGCCCTCAAGGCCGCGCTCGAGACGCTCGGCGCCGTGTTCATCGAGGACAATGGCGGCGGCATCGGCGTGCGCCTGAAATTCACGGAATCGGAAGCCAAGCGGATCGCTCGCCTGGAAGGTGAAGGCGGCATCGTTTCCAGCGACAGAGTGCCGTGATGTCCTGCCTCATTGATATCACCATTCAACGATGCAATCGGAAACTGAGTGAGAATAAAATGAGAAACGACAACTACTGGATATATGGAACGATACCTTACAAACTTCTGAGATGCCTCGGCTTATACGTTAGGCTTCTGACGATATTGATCAATATGTTGCTGATCGCGATAGCCATAGCAACATTTCCGTACTGGATTCCGACCATGCTCCGAAGGATCGGCATGTGATTCATGATGTCGCTTCGATGGCGCGCCCGACGATCCATTGCACGGTCGCAATCTACGGCCTCCTTCAAGACTTAGGCAGGGATATGGGCCGAGCGGGCGCGAATTCTGAGGGCTTGTGATGCTGGCGAAACAAACTGAGTGATCGATGAGACGAATTCTGGTCAGCACCGACCTGTCGACCAGTTCGGATCGGGCATTCAGGCGGACTACGCTTGTTGCCAAGCAGCTTAGGTCCTCCCTGTCCGTCGTACAGGTCGTCGATGGCCGCGCAACAACTGGCGCGGTCCTACGACAGCAAGCGGATCATTCTGGACGAGACGCCGTTGACGACTGGATGGTCGGCGCCACCGGCGTACTGCTCGCCGTGAAGCCATAGCTCGGACTGCGCCGCAGAGCAGCATTGGCAAAGCAAGCAATGTACCCGCATCGCTGCTGCACCACGCGAGTTGCATTGAACTCCGTCAGCGTCAACCGGCCGGTGGAGGATGGGCCGATCCTGTGGAGCATGGCGGCCTTATGGCATGCGCGGAAGACCGATCCTGATGCCGGTTTCAGTGATGATGTGACGCATCGAGATGTCGAGGGGCTGCGGCATGATCGAAGCCATTGCCGCTTGCTCATAACCGACGCCAATCGCGATCGCGGTTGCAGGCAATTGCGCCAGTGCGATCGAAGAAGCCGCCTCCATAGCCAAGTCGGTAGAGGTCGGGATCGAAGCCGACGAGTGGTGCGATCACGATGTCCGGCACGACCAGCTCGCCATCCGCCGGGATTGGGATGTTCCAGACGCCGGGCGCCAGGCGGTCTCCCTGTCGCCAGTTGCGGAAGATGAGCGGCGCCCGGCTCGCGACCACCACGGGTAGTGCCGTGCGCGCGCCGCGAGCCTGGAGCGCCGCTGGCCAGGGCCGCAGATCCGGCTCGCCGCGGAACGGCCAATAGGCACTGACGACACGCCCGTCGGGGTCGCCGATCAGCGTGTCCAGTGCCCGCGCGATCCTTTCCGCCCCTTCGGCACGGACCGAGGCTGGAAGCGCAAGGCGTTCCGCGATCAGCCGTTCCCGCTGGACCTTGCGCCAGGCCGTGACGCCCTGCGTGGGCGATGGCGGAGGAGCGAGGCCGAAATAAGCGGGATCGACCTCACGCATGAAGCAGAGCGGCGAGGCGTAACCGCGCGGCTCGTCATCGTCATCGTCGGTCATCATCCTTCCGTCTGCGTCGCCACGACGCGCCAGAGATCGTCCGGCACCGCCGGGTTGCGGGCGAACGTCCAGATGCCGACGTTGCGCAACGGGGTCGAGACATTGCGGAAGAACAGGCTCACGGGGCGGCGCAGCAGTTTGAAGGATTCGCTAGTGAAGCGGATCGACAACTCCATCCGCTCCTCTTCGACCCGGGCTTCGACGATCTCGAGCTCGATGCTCGAAAACAAGGTTTCAACCGTCGCTTCACCCACCTCCTCGCGCTCGCCGATCGCCTTGCTGAAGGCATCGTAGACCTCGGGCGAGAGCCAGCTACTCAAAGCACCCCGAGCCCCGGCGTCGAAGGCAGAAACGACCACTTCATAGGTGGCGAGCGCCTTTCCGACGAAAGCCTCGACCGAGGTCGTGCCATCCCGCTGCAAAAATCTCGCGCATGGCGGCGGCTGTGCGCGATGCGATCGCGGACAGGGCACGCGGGTCGGGCTTCTGCTGCGCCTGA
Protein-coding sequences here:
- a CDS encoding XRE family transcriptional regulator, whose translation is MITGSQCRAGRALVEVTRAKLASRSGVHEAVIEQFERKVQEPEPKEIGALKAALETLGAVFIEDNGGGIGVRLKFTESEAKRIARLEGEGGIVSSDRVP
- a CDS encoding universal stress protein, with translation MRRILVSTDLSTSSDRAFRRTTLVAKQLRSSLSVVQVVDGRATTGAVLRQQADHSGRDAVDDWMVGATGVLLAVKP
- a CDS encoding 5-formyltetrahydrofolate cyclo-ligase, whose protein sequence is MMTDDDDDEPRGYASPLCFMREVDPAYFGLAPPPSPTQGVTAWRKVQRERLIAERLALPASVRAEGAERIARALDTLIGDPDGRVVSAYWPFRGEPDLRPWPAALQARGARTALPVVVASRAPLIFRNWRQGDRLAPGVWNIPIPADGELVVPDIVIAPLVGFDPDLYRLGYGGGFFDRTGAIACNRDRDWRRL
- a CDS encoding Tim44 domain-containing protein, giving the protein MQRDGTTSVEAFVGKALATYEVVVSAFDAGARGALSSWLSPEVYDAFSKAIGEREEVGEATVETLFSSIELEIVEARVEEERMELSIRFTSESFKLLRRPVSLFFRNVSTPLRNVGIWTFARNPAVPDDLWRVVATQTEG